A section of the Citrus sinensis cultivar Valencia sweet orange chromosome 8, DVS_A1.0, whole genome shotgun sequence genome encodes:
- the LOC102606653 gene encoding 2-hydroxyisoflavanone dehydratase-like, whose translation MASSSSPKEIIKEFPFFRVYNDGCLEFFRPPSVKILPFDDPISGVRSKDVVISSQPTVSARIFIPKVTNPDKQKFPLLLYMHGGGFCTFSAFPRPYHDFCNTFSSQANAIVVSVEYGLFPDRPIPACYEDSWAALKWVASHVSGNGPDPWLNHHADLGRVFIGGDSAGGNIAHTLAFRVGSIGLPGVNLVGVTMVHPFFGGTEDDEMWLYMCANNDGPQDPRMKPPAEDLARLGGERVLIFVAERDYLCPAGKNYYEELKKSGWKGRVELVEHLDEKHVFYLRNPTCTNALELTNKFISFIKQNNGSLRNSIESKY comes from the coding sequence ATGGCATCAAGTTCAAGCCCTAAAGAAATTATCAAAGAGTTCCCATTTTTCCGGGTTTACAATGACGGCTGCCTCGAGTTCTTCCGACCCCCCTCCGTCAAAATTCTACCGTTCGATGACCCCATCAGCGGCGTCCGATCCAAAGATGTTGTTATTTCATCTCAACCAACGGTTTCCGCCCGTATTTTCATTCCTAAAGTAACAAACCCTGATAAACAAAAGTTCCCTCTCTTACTCTACATGCATGGCGGTGGGTTCTGCACTTTCTCCGCCTTTCCGAGGCCCTATCATGATTTCTGTAACACCTTTTCTTCTCAAGCGAATGCCATAGTCGTATCCGTGGAGTACGGACTCTTCCCGGATCGACCCATACCCGCTTGTTACGAAGACTCGTGGGCCGCACTCAAGTGGGTGGCGTCCCATGTTAGCGGAAACGGACCTGACCCATGGTTGAATCATCATGCTGATCTTGGGAGAGTTTTCATTGGTGGGGACAGTGCAGGAGGGAACATAGCACACACTCTGGCGTTCCGGGTCGGATCAATCGGGCTACCCGGTGTGAACTTGGTTGGGGTGACGATGGTACACCCATTTTTTGGCGGTACGGAGGACGATGAGATGTGGTTGTACATGTGCGCAAATAATGATGGGCCGCAGGATCCTAGAATGAAACCGCCCGCAGAGGATCTGGCTAGGCTTGGGGGTGAGAGGGTTTTGATATTTGTGGCTGAGAGAGACTACTTGTGTCCCGCTGGGAAAAATTACTACGAGGAGTTGAAGAAAAGTGGATGGAAAGGGAGAGTGGAGCTCGTTGAGCATCTCGATGAGAAGCATGTCTTTTATTTGAGAAACCCTACATGTACAAATGCTTTGGAGTTGACCAATAAATTCATCTCCTTCATCAAGCAAAATAATGGTTCCCTCAGAAATAGTATTGAAAGCAAATATTAA
- the LOC127899082 gene encoding probable carboxylesterase 5, translating into MASSDSEIAKEFRFFRVYKDGRVELFGPDCEKIPPSDDPTTGVRSKDVVISSEPPVFARIFIPYEAQNPNQNKLPLLFYVRGGGFCGQSAFGPRYHNFCSVFSAQANAIVVSVEYGNFPDRPIPACYEDSWAALNWVASHAGGNGPEPWLNDHADFGKVLIGGASAGGNIAHTLAFRVGSIGLPCVKLVGVIMVHPFFGGTSPEEDATWLYMCPTNAGLQDPRLKPPAEDLARLGCERVLIFVAEKDFLKPVAMNYYEDLKKSGWKGTVDLFETHGEGHSFYFDNLKCEKAVELINKFVSFITQL; encoded by the coding sequence atgGCATCAAGCGACTCGGAAATTGCAAAAGAATTCCGATTCTTCCGGGTTTACAAAGACGGCCGGGTTGAGTTATTCGGACCCGACTGCGAAAAGATCCCACCCTCCGATGACCCCACCACCGGCGTCCGATCCAAAGACGTTGTTATTTCGTCCGAACCACCCGTGTTTGCTCGTATCTTCATTCCGTATGAAGCCCAAAACCCTAACCAGAATAAGCTCCCTCTCTTATTCTACGTGCGTGGCGGCGGATTCTGCGGGCAGTCCGCCTTTGGTCCGCGGTATCATAATTTCTGTAGCGTCTTTTCTGCACAAGCTAATGCTATAGTGGTGTCCGTGGAATATGGGAATTTCCCGGATCGACCCATACCCGCTTGTTACGAAGACTCGTGGGCTGCACTCAACTGGGTGGCGTCCCATGCTGGCGGAAATGGACCCGAGCCATGGTTGAATGATCACGCTGATTTTGGGAAAGTTTTGATTGGAGGAGCCAGCGCTGGAGGGAATATTGCACACACTCTGGCGTTTCGGGTCGGGTCAATCGGGTTACCTTGTGTAAAGTTGGTTGGGGTGATCATGGTGCATCCATTTTTTGGTGGCACTAGTCCTGAAGAAGATGCGACGTGGTTGTATATGTGTCCAACAAACGCAGGGTTGCAGGATCCTCGGCTGAAACCGCCCGCAGAGGATCTGGCCAGGCTTGGCTGTGAGAGGGTTTTGATATTTGTGGCTGAGAAAGATTTTTTGAAACCTGTGGCTATGAATTACTACGAAGACTTGAAGAAAAGTGGGTGGAAAGGAACGGTGGACCTTTTTGAGACTCACGGCGAAGGGCATAGCTTCTATTTCGACAATCTTAAATGTGAAAAAGCTGTAGAGCTGATCAATAAGTTTGTTTCGTTTATCACACAACTTTAG